One stretch of Tepidibacter hydrothermalis DNA includes these proteins:
- a CDS encoding CTP synthase — protein sequence MATKYIFVTGGVVSSLGKGITAASLGRLLKSRGLNVTIQKFDPYINIDPGTMSPYQHGEVFVTEDGAETDLDLGHYERFVDINLGKHSSVTTGKIYWSVLNKERRGDYLGATVQVIPHITNAIKDRAYKVGKESNVDVVITEIGGTVGDIESLPFLEAIRQVKYDAGEENVMYIHVTLIPYLAKSGELKTKPTQHSVKELRSIGIQPDLLVCRSEKPISEDMKEKIGLFCNVKPDHVIQNLDAETLYSIPLMLKDEGLDQLVVDKLKLDAKDHDLTKWIEIVEKEKQLQKTVKIALVGKYVELQDAYISVAESLKHAGIHNDAKIEIDWINAEDVTNENASEILKDADGVLVPGGFGDRGVEGKIAAAKFARENKVPFFGICLGMQLSVVDFARHVAGLEGAHSSELNPETKYPVIALMEDQEDIEDMGGTMRLGVYPCKIYKDTKAYEAYGEELIYERHRHRFEFNNEYKELLTKAGLIISGISPDERLVEIIEHKDHPWFVAGQFHPEFKSRPTRPHPLFREFIKAAAKYR from the coding sequence ATGGCAACTAAGTATATATTCGTAACTGGTGGGGTTGTATCTTCATTAGGAAAAGGAATTACAGCAGCTTCACTTGGAAGACTTTTAAAATCTAGAGGACTTAATGTAACAATTCAAAAGTTCGACCCATATATCAACATAGACCCAGGAACTATGTCACCTTACCAACATGGAGAGGTATTCGTAACTGAAGATGGAGCAGAGACAGATCTTGATCTTGGTCATTATGAGAGATTCGTAGATATCAACTTAGGAAAGCACTCAAGTGTTACAACAGGAAAGATATACTGGTCAGTTCTTAATAAGGAAAGAAGAGGAGATTATCTTGGAGCTACAGTTCAAGTTATACCTCACATAACTAACGCAATTAAAGATAGAGCATATAAAGTAGGAAAAGAATCAAATGTAGATGTAGTTATAACTGAAATCGGAGGAACAGTAGGAGATATAGAGTCTCTTCCATTCTTAGAAGCTATAAGACAGGTTAAGTATGATGCAGGTGAAGAGAATGTTATGTACATTCACGTAACATTAATACCTTATCTTGCTAAATCAGGAGAGTTAAAGACTAAGCCTACACAACATTCAGTTAAAGAGCTTAGAAGTATAGGTATTCAACCAGATTTATTAGTATGTAGATCAGAAAAACCTATATCAGAAGATATGAAGGAGAAGATAGGATTATTCTGTAATGTAAAGCCAGATCATGTTATTCAAAACTTAGATGCTGAGACTTTATACAGCATTCCTTTAATGCTTAAAGATGAAGGTCTTGATCAATTAGTAGTAGACAAGCTTAAGCTTGATGCTAAAGATCACGATCTTACTAAGTGGATTGAAATAGTTGAGAAAGAAAAACAACTTCAAAAGACTGTTAAGATAGCTTTAGTAGGTAAGTATGTAGAGCTTCAAGATGCATATATATCTGTAGCTGAGTCTTTAAAGCATGCTGGAATACACAATGATGCTAAGATTGAGATAGATTGGATAAATGCTGAAGATGTAACTAATGAGAATGCATCTGAGATACTTAAGGATGCTGATGGAGTATTAGTTCCAGGAGGATTCGGAGATAGAGGAGTAGAAGGAAAGATAGCTGCTGCTAAGTTTGCTAGAGAGAACAAGGTTCCTTTCTTTGGAATATGTCTTGGAATGCAATTATCAGTGGTAGATTTTGCAAGACACGTTGCAGGTTTAGAGGGAGCTCATTCTTCAGAGCTTAACCCAGAGACTAAATATCCTGTTATAGCTTTAATGGAAGATCAAGAGGATATTGAAGATATGGGTGGAACTATGAGACTTGGAGTTTATCCATGTAAGATATACAAAGATACTAAAGCTTATGAAGCTTATGGAGAAGAGTTAATATATGAAAGACATAGACATAGATTCGAGTTCAATAATGAGTACAAAGAGTTATTAACTAAAGCAGGACTTATAATATCAGGAATATCTCCAGATGAGAGATTAGTTGAGATAATAGAGCATAAGGATCACCCTTGGTTCGTTGCTGGACAATTCCATCCAGAATTCAAATCAAGACCAACAAGACCACATCCTTTATTTAGAGAATTTATAAAGGCTGCTGCAAAGTATAGATAA
- a CDS encoding S-layer homology domain-containing protein: MKNTKKVLSVALAGALAFGSMGSAFAMDAKLTEGIDNQDVVKAVEKLNALDIVKGMEDGKYHAEGELTRAQFAKMLVESLGLGYTAEINSTKPEFKDVDASCEWAWGYINTAKQQGILSGYPDGTFKPQAKVSYPEALTMLVRALGYQDSFVKGSWPGNYISKATDLDITDDIKIEGTSVNRGSAAILVSNTLDAAVIKQDTFGDDNNWKEVDGKIIKGTKLTLLEDKRNIVKYEDVQVTGTPNVDTGVKKDQIKLSKKGDNLGNFDVDAEKVNVSNLLGEGLNVYYDVNEKEVVYVEKADKEFATYYDMIDETETLNKDEFYLIKADKSFNIDDENVKYYIDNKSVGQSDFEKEAKKGNLYVKAVADEKGNIAVVEAQRFETKNGVIVVKADKDSVTYFDSTESTKEFKAKDYDKVSVVDNTGKAMKLEDIKENDVMYINDKNLKGNDLKEAASSDEVAQIVVVRDVVKGKGQSWEATEFEIDGKDYDVVKNATTVSTDKNKNVETYTSSKGENMLNDITAVDGEVIALMDAKGDIRHITTDVKSTSDDMYGIITGVDKRYNDVSVKVLNKEGKEVEYTLDIDGDELYGFTAESQITHETVSGEADGLYDFVKYTVNKDGKIDSLVRLGNVAKANPKTTSAAITTPKNVKGQDSEVTADMALAKGDISKSSIKFDGKGSYAVEEDVVVFDYTEGYTSAETAINDASDAEIVKWADIVDKTATGAKAIYALDDNNVIQAVVFIDGFESLEDDGIGGYIKAVKVKDGDKYLDVILEGSDKVERIELEGTYSTSAFEALSQTAQIFKKTSSGKIKIDTDTNYSEFTGKVIKVDGKYVTVKNLSNTEHTYKVDDTIYYEKDDDRTYSDLDENDYVTVIAKNADAKAVKLYDTDMKKSGAEATKFIGEAGGTRDAWLALNGETNSGTPGEAEGTVSYINTTDNEIQIGNDVYPVVGAAKVVLGQLNHVFTGGLPTTGNAISLDLVLNNGEVVGFENIVITADATKLASAVAVTGVDTVKLSANYGSNLSLAQLVDIDFGSHKITGNVSVNTSESGTMTLTGSANPSITRNLTVDAPNATINNNVVVGRTITVTDVAAGTWNQNAKATTLVVSDDDATVNINGEVTTLNITNTSKVTISSSAKVTTANISGAAEIVGANKIETADVTVAGVKLDSAPKSLDSHGNDVKIGGSDVTNETLKLQAATAKVVLAEAEIATLKAAKDEDLTKASKIAALQEAIDAAKTVDTAADTAVADLDQDAKATKDLVARLAVVQKAIGDAQTAKDDAQDAYDKAQTDAADKAAVEAEVAKYATTATIAKSVGAGDTITTDVIKTTSPVNDQVTVKVAKGTDAEGYLTVEADGAIKLTKQAAADATENTATVKITLKKGETEKVVTVTVTIEKQTA, encoded by the coding sequence ATGAAGAATACTAAAAAAGTTCTTTCAGTAGCATTAGCTGGTGCTTTAGCATTCGGATCTATGGGATCTGCATTTGCAATGGACGCTAAGTTAACTGAAGGTATAGATAATCAAGACGTAGTAAAAGCTGTTGAGAAATTAAATGCATTAGATATAGTTAAAGGTATGGAAGATGGAAAGTACCATGCAGAAGGAGAATTAACTAGAGCTCAATTCGCTAAAATGTTAGTTGAATCTTTAGGACTAGGATATACTGCAGAAATAAATTCTACAAAGCCAGAGTTTAAAGATGTTGATGCATCTTGTGAATGGGCATGGGGATATATTAACACTGCTAAGCAACAAGGAATATTATCAGGATATCCAGATGGAACTTTCAAGCCACAAGCTAAAGTTTCTTACCCAGAAGCATTAACTATGCTTGTTAGAGCATTAGGATACCAAGATTCTTTTGTTAAAGGAAGCTGGCCAGGAAACTATATATCTAAAGCTACTGACTTAGATATTACAGATGATATTAAAATAGAAGGAACTTCAGTAAATAGAGGATCTGCAGCTATATTAGTAAGCAATACTTTAGATGCAGCAGTTATTAAGCAAGATACTTTCGGTGATGATAATAACTGGAAAGAAGTAGATGGAAAAATAATTAAAGGAACTAAATTAACTTTATTAGAAGATAAAAGAAATATAGTTAAGTATGAAGATGTTCAAGTTACAGGAACTCCAAATGTTGATACTGGAGTAAAAAAAGATCAAATTAAGTTAAGCAAAAAAGGAGATAACTTAGGAAACTTTGATGTAGATGCAGAAAAAGTTAACGTATCTAACTTATTAGGAGAAGGATTAAACGTATACTATGATGTTAATGAAAAAGAAGTAGTATATGTTGAGAAAGCTGATAAAGAATTCGCAACTTACTATGATATGATAGATGAAACTGAAACATTAAATAAAGATGAATTCTATTTAATCAAAGCTGACAAGAGTTTCAACATTGATGATGAAAATGTTAAGTACTATATAGATAACAAGTCAGTAGGTCAATCAGACTTTGAAAAAGAAGCTAAAAAAGGAAACTTATATGTTAAAGCTGTTGCTGATGAAAAAGGAAACATAGCAGTTGTAGAAGCTCAAAGATTTGAAACTAAAAACGGAGTTATAGTTGTTAAAGCTGATAAAGATTCTGTAACTTACTTCGACAGCACAGAGTCTACTAAAGAATTCAAAGCTAAAGACTATGATAAAGTTTCAGTTGTAGATAATACTGGTAAAGCAATGAAGTTAGAAGATATAAAAGAAAATGATGTAATGTACATCAATGATAAGAACTTAAAAGGTAATGACTTAAAAGAAGCTGCTTCTAGTGATGAAGTTGCTCAAATAGTAGTTGTAAGAGATGTTGTTAAAGGTAAAGGACAATCTTGGGAAGCTACAGAGTTTGAAATAGATGGAAAAGATTATGATGTTGTAAAAAATGCAACTACTGTATCTACAGATAAGAACAAAAATGTAGAAACATACACTTCATCTAAAGGTGAAAATATGTTAAATGATATTACTGCAGTAGATGGTGAAGTAATAGCATTAATGGATGCAAAAGGAGATATCAGACATATAACAACTGATGTGAAATCTACTTCTGATGATATGTATGGTATAATCACTGGTGTAGATAAGAGATACAACGATGTATCTGTAAAAGTTCTTAATAAAGAAGGAAAAGAAGTTGAATATACATTAGATATAGATGGAGACGAATTATATGGATTCACTGCTGAATCTCAAATAACTCATGAGACAGTATCTGGTGAAGCTGATGGTTTATATGACTTCGTTAAATACACTGTAAATAAAGATGGAAAGATAGATTCTTTAGTTAGATTAGGAAATGTTGCAAAAGCTAATCCAAAAACAACTTCTGCAGCAATAACAACTCCTAAAAATGTTAAAGGACAAGATTCAGAAGTAACAGCTGATATGGCACTTGCTAAAGGAGATATATCTAAATCAAGTATTAAATTTGATGGTAAAGGTAGTTATGCTGTTGAAGAAGATGTAGTAGTATTTGACTACACAGAAGGATATACAAGTGCAGAAACTGCAATTAACGATGCATCAGATGCTGAAATAGTTAAGTGGGCTGATATAGTAGATAAAACTGCTACAGGAGCTAAAGCTATTTATGCATTAGATGATAATAATGTTATTCAAGCAGTAGTATTTATTGATGGATTTGAATCTCTTGAAGATGATGGTATCGGTGGATATATTAAAGCTGTTAAAGTTAAAGATGGCGATAAGTATCTTGATGTAATACTTGAAGGATCTGACAAAGTAGAGAGAATAGAATTAGAAGGAACATACTCAACTTCTGCATTTGAAGCTCTTTCACAAACAGCTCAAATATTCAAGAAAACTTCTTCAGGAAAGATAAAAATAGATACAGACACTAACTACAGTGAATTTACAGGAAAAGTAATTAAAGTAGATGGAAAATATGTAACAGTTAAGAACTTAAGTAATACTGAACACACTTATAAGGTTGATGACACTATCTACTATGAAAAAGATGATGATAGAACATACAGTGATTTAGATGAAAATGATTACGTAACTGTAATAGCTAAGAATGCAGATGCTAAAGCTGTTAAGTTATATGACACAGATATGAAAAAATCAGGCGCAGAAGCTACTAAGTTCATAGGTGAAGCTGGTGGAACTAGAGATGCTTGGTTAGCATTAAATGGTGAAACTAATTCTGGAACTCCAGGAGAAGCTGAAGGTACAGTTTCTTATATTAATACTACAGATAATGAAATACAAATTGGTAATGATGTTTACCCAGTAGTTGGAGCAGCTAAAGTTGTTCTAGGTCAATTAAATCACGTATTTACTGGTGGTTTACCTACAACTGGAAATGCAATTTCATTAGATCTAGTTCTTAATAATGGTGAAGTAGTTGGATTTGAAAACATAGTTATTACTGCAGATGCAACTAAATTAGCAAGTGCAGTTGCAGTTACAGGTGTTGATACTGTTAAACTTTCTGCAAATTATGGAAGTAATTTAAGTCTAGCTCAGTTAGTTGATATTGACTTTGGAAGCCACAAAATAACTGGTAACGTAAGTGTTAATACAAGTGAATCAGGAACAATGACATTAACAGGTTCTGCTAACCCAAGCATAACTAGAAACTTAACTGTTGATGCTCCAAATGCAACTATTAACAACAATGTAGTTGTAGGTAGAACAATAACTGTTACAGATGTAGCAGCTGGTACATGGAATCAAAATGCAAAAGCTACTACATTAGTAGTAAGTGATGACGATGCTACAGTTAACATCAATGGAGAGGTAACTACATTAAATATAACAAATACTTCTAAAGTAACTATTTCATCTTCAGCAAAAGTTACTACAGCTAACATTAGTGGAGCTGCAGAAATAGTAGGAGCAAATAAAATTGAAACTGCAGATGTAACTGTAGCAGGAGTTAAATTAGATAGTGCGCCTAAATCATTAGATTCACATGGTAATGATGTTAAAATTGGTGGATCAGATGTAACAAATGAAACATTAAAATTACAAGCAGCAACAGCAAAAGTAGTATTAGCTGAAGCAGAAATAGCAACATTAAAAGCAGCTAAGGACGAAGACCTTACTAAAGCATCTAAAATAGCAGCATTACAAGAAGCAATTGATGCAGCTAAAACTGTTGATACAGCTGCAGATACAGCAGTAGCTGATTTAGACCAAGATGCTAAGGCTACAAAGGATTTAGTAGCTAGATTAGCTGTTGTACAAAAAGCTATAGGTGACGCTCAAACAGCTAAAGATGATGCTCAAGATGCGTATGATAAAGCACAAACAGATGCAGCAGATAAAGCAGCAGTAGAAGCAGAAGTAGCTAAGTATGCAACTACAGCAACAATAGCAAAGTCTGTAGGAGCAGGTGACACTATAACAACAGATGTAATAAAAACTACATCACCTGTAAATGATCAAGTAACTGTAAAGGTTGCTAAAGGAACAGATGCTGAAGGTTATTTAACAGTAGAAGCTGATGGAGCAATCAAATTAACAAAACAAGCAGCAGCTGATGCAACTGAGAATACAGCAACAGTAAAAATAACACTTAAAAAAGGTGAGACAGAAAAAGTGGTAACTGTAACTGTAACTATTGAAAAGCAAACTGCTTAA
- a CDS encoding S41 family peptidase — MGRFLCSLVTVMVLITNIAFADDFVKNEEFFNAVKNYITKNYAGEITDDELYDAAIKGMFEKLDKHSMYMDKETKESFSQSVSGKMFGIGALINAKDGKLKIVEPIEDSPAQKAGLMPGDIIVAIEDERLGEIKDIREVIDKIKGEKGTNVNLTISRSGKEFKVDIKRDEIKIKSVKYRVIEGDIGYIKISQFTTDVADEVQVAVDKLREQGIKKAVLDLRGNPGGSLSAVVEVSKHFVPKGKVVIVRDAKDKVINHYSKGEVAFDKLTVLVDENSASASELLSGAIQDTKSGTLIGKTTYGKGTVQTVLPLKNGEGIKLTIAKYYLPSDRSIDGTGVTPDIDCDRFDIDVDKLMELNKEMKLSKGDAGLEVLAVQERLGAMGYDINDPKGIYQDSTFKAVEKFQADNGLYGYGVADVTTLNKINEEFVKFMTSDKMDKQLKKSIEILNK, encoded by the coding sequence ATGGGTAGATTTTTATGTAGTTTAGTAACTGTAATGGTTTTGATTACAAATATTGCATTTGCTGATGATTTTGTTAAGAATGAGGAGTTTTTTAATGCTGTTAAGAACTATATAACGAAGAATTATGCTGGGGAAATTACTGATGATGAGCTTTATGATGCTGCTATTAAGGGTATGTTTGAGAAGTTAGATAAGCACAGTATGTATATGGACAAGGAGACTAAAGAGAGTTTTAGTCAATCTGTTAGTGGAAAGATGTTTGGTATAGGAGCTTTGATAAATGCTAAAGATGGTAAGCTTAAGATTGTAGAACCTATAGAAGATTCTCCGGCTCAAAAGGCTGGTCTTATGCCTGGTGATATTATAGTTGCTATAGAAGATGAAAGGCTTGGAGAGATTAAGGATATTAGAGAAGTTATAGATAAGATAAAGGGTGAGAAGGGAACTAATGTCAATCTTACTATATCTAGAAGTGGAAAAGAATTTAAAGTAGATATAAAAAGAGATGAGATAAAGATAAAATCTGTTAAATATAGAGTAATAGAAGGAGATATTGGTTATATTAAGATATCTCAGTTTACAACTGATGTAGCAGATGAGGTACAAGTTGCTGTTGATAAGCTTAGAGAACAGGGTATTAAGAAGGCTGTTCTTGATTTAAGAGGAAATCCAGGAGGAAGTTTATCTGCTGTTGTTGAAGTATCTAAGCACTTTGTTCCAAAGGGTAAGGTTGTTATAGTTAGAGATGCGAAAGACAAGGTTATCAACCATTATTCTAAAGGCGAGGTTGCATTTGATAAATTGACTGTTTTAGTAGATGAGAATTCAGCATCAGCATCTGAGTTATTATCTGGAGCTATACAGGATACGAAGTCTGGAACTTTAATAGGTAAGACTACATACGGTAAGGGAACTGTTCAAACTGTTCTTCCTTTAAAGAATGGAGAGGGTATCAAGCTTACAATAGCAAAATATTATCTTCCTTCTGATAGAAGTATAGATGGTACTGGTGTTACTCCTGATATAGATTGTGATAGATTCGATATAGATGTTGACAAGCTTATGGAACTTAATAAGGAAATGAAGTTATCTAAGGGAGATGCAGGTCTTGAGGTGTTGGCGGTTCAGGAGAGACTTGGAGCCATGGGATACGATATAAATGATCCTAAGGGAATATATCAAGATTCTACATTTAAGGCTGTAGAGAAGTTCCAAGCAGATAATGGTCTTTATGGATATGGAGTAGCAGACGTTACAACTTTAAATAAAATAAATGAAGAATTTGTGAAATTTATGACTTCTGATAAAATGGACAAACAATTAAAAAAATCTATTGAAATATTAAATAAGTGA